From the genome of Paraburkholderia largidicola:
CGAACAGCAGCAGGAACTTGTCTTCGGGCAGCTTGAAACGCGCACGGTCGCCATGCGCAGCCGCGAAGCCCTGCGTATCGACGCCGTTATAGATCACGTCGAGCCGGTTGCGCGGCGTGAGACCGATCGCCGCGATCTCGGTCGCGACCTTCTGCGAGACGGCCGTGATCACACGCGAACGTCGATACGCCCAGCCTTCGAGCACGGCATTCACGCGCGTATAGACGAACTGATACGCGGACCACAAACCCTTGCTCAAACCGAACGGGTAGTACTTGCTGTTGAACCAGCCGCTATGGACGAAGTGTGCGGTGTTCACGTCGGCGGGCATCCACGTGATGAAGCCGTTGACGTGCAGCACGTCGTATTCGGCGCGGTGCTTGCGCAGCCACCACGCGCTCTTCAGCGCGAACACCTGCTGGCGCAACAGATTGGTCGGCCAGAAGCGGCCGATTTTCACGGGCGCCCAGCGCACCAGCGGATGTTCGAGCAGCTCGGGCGCGACATGCGAGGCGACCAGCGTGACCTCGATGTTCTCGTCGAGCGCCGCGCGCGCGATCTCGTGATTGACGCGGCCCTGCCCGTCGTTATGACGCACTACGTGCGTGACGATGGCGACTCTCAATCAGTGGCCTCCAGGAAAGAATGATTGGCGGCGCCGGTTCAGCTTCTGCCAGTGCGCCGCGGAAATAATCGAAAACACGCCCATGAAGAGCAGCAGGCCGCCCGTACCGACGAGCGAATTGGTGAAGACGAGCATCGCGAAGATCGCCAGCGCAAGCGACAGCGAAGCGGAGGCGAATTTGTCGTCGCGCAGCTTGAACGACGCGCGCAGCGCGCGCAGCAGCAGCCAGATCACGCCCGACATGTACAGCAGCGTGCCCGGCCAGCCGAGCACGAACGGAATGTTCATCACGCCGCTGTCGAAATTGCCGTACTGGCCGAGCTGGCCGCCGTCGTTCGAGAGCTTGGTCGAGGTGCCCGTCGCGCCGAGCCCTTCGCCCGTCACGTCGGTGAACGCGGTTTTCGCGAAAGTTGCGTAGAACTCGTTACGCGCCGCGTAGCTCTGGTCGTCGTGCAGATTGACGATCGTGTCGAGGCGCGCCTGCATCCGTTCAGCGACCGGGCCGATGGCGAGCAGCGGCACGCACAGGCCAACCAGCAGCACCGCGCTTGCGACGATGCGGATGCGCACCTTGTTGTTCGACTTGGCGAGCTGGATCAGCATCGCGATGACCCAGCCGCCCCACGTAGAGCGCACCAGCGAGAGACAGAACGACAGGAAGCCGAGCGCGCCCGCGACCCAGCGCACGCGATGGTTCGCGGCCATCACGTAGACCATCGCGCCCATCATCGCGAGCGCGAACGGGCCCGACGAATTCATCGTGCTGAATACGCGCACGCCGAACGGCACGGGGTCGCCCTGCGAGTTCATCTGCGAGCCGAGCATCCACAGCGCGTCCCACTGCGGCATGATGAAGAACTGCACGAGGCCGTAGCCGCCCATCAGCAGCATGCCCCAGATGAAGGTGTTGATGATGGTCTCGCGGAACTCCGGGTACTGCCGCGAGTGCGCCATGATGTGAAAGCCGATCAGGATCGGATAGACCCAGTTCGCGAGGTCGTACAGGGCCGCCAGCGGGCCGCTGGAGACGACGCCGATCATGAAGGCATACCCGAGCCCTGCCAGCACCAGCAGGACGGGCAGGCCGCGTCTCTGTGCGAGCACGGGGTAGAAGCGGATCAGCGACAGCCCGCTGATCATCGTCACGGCGAGCGGCGCGACCTGAATCAGGCTGGTCGGCGTGAACGCGCCCTTCGACCAGTCGGCGAGACGCCGCACTTCCGGGCTCAGAAACCACAGCCACCACATGTAGCCGACGTACTTCGCGGGCGCCTTGAAATACAGCCAGAAACCGACGGCGATCGACAGCACCGGGAACGCGAGCGTCAGCACCGTGCCCTGGTGCGCGACGATCAGCATGACCGTGACGAGCCACAGCAACGCGGGCGGCAGCCATTCGCGACGGTCGCTCTTGACGACGCGCGTGGCGCTCTCGATTCCGGCTCGTGCAATCGACGACATCGCCTACATCCCTCCCCGGCTCTGCGACGCCACGCGGGCGTTGGCATTCTCTGGCCGTGCCGTCGTCGCGTGCTGCGCTCGCCGGCGCAGCAGATCGCGCGTGATCTTCACGTGCTGCTGCGCATAGTGCTGGGTCGTGTGGTCGCGCGACACGAGCTGCATCGACGCCGCCTGCGCCTGTTGCAGCGCCTGGTCGGGCGATGCGATGAGACCGAGCAGCGCCTCGCGCAGTGCGTCGGCGTCGAACGGCGGCACATACGCTGCCGCGCGTGCCGAAAAATAGTCTTCCAGCCCGCCGACATTCGTCACGACCATCGGCTTGCCGACGGCCGCCGCCTCCAGCATCACCGTGATACCGGACGCATGCGTGTTGGGACGCAGCGGCACGACGACCACGTCGGCCCAGTCGTACAGTTCGCGCTGCTTTTTCAGGCCCGCTGCGGGCGCGACCTGCACGTTCAGCGAGCGCAGTGCGCGCGGAATGCGACGCCGCGTCGCGAGACGCACCGCGAAGCGCGGATCGTTACCGACGGCTTTGATCAGCGTTTCCCAGTCGCGGTCGCGATC
Proteins encoded in this window:
- a CDS encoding glycosyltransferase family 4 protein → MRVAIVTHVVRHNDGQGRVNHEIARAALDENIEVTLVASHVAPELLEHPLVRWAPVKIGRFWPTNLLRQQVFALKSAWWLRKHRAEYDVLHVNGFITWMPADVNTAHFVHSGWFNSKYYPFGLSKGLWSAYQFVYTRVNAVLEGWAYRRSRVITAVSQKVATEIAAIGLTPRNRLDVIYNGVDTQGFAAAHGDRARFKLPEDKFLLLFVGDLRTPRKNLGTVLKALKHLPEHVHMAVAGYLPGSPYPEEAKALGIADRVHFLGLVKEMPVLMHSVDAYVFPSRYEAMSLSLLEAMAAGLPVVTAHTAGGAEIITPECGIVLDDPDDPQALAQAVGRLASDDAQRLAMGRAANELATGFGWARMAQQYIALYRQIAGQREDRRRANNLNDNDAEPLAANVLAGPQGADRA
- a CDS encoding glucose-6-phosphate isomerase, with product MSSIARAGIESATRVVKSDRREWLPPALLWLVTVMLIVAHQGTVLTLAFPVLSIAVGFWLYFKAPAKYVGYMWWLWFLSPEVRRLADWSKGAFTPTSLIQVAPLAVTMISGLSLIRFYPVLAQRRGLPVLLVLAGLGYAFMIGVVSSGPLAALYDLANWVYPILIGFHIMAHSRQYPEFRETIINTFIWGMLLMGGYGLVQFFIMPQWDALWMLGSQMNSQGDPVPFGVRVFSTMNSSGPFALAMMGAMVYVMAANHRVRWVAGALGFLSFCLSLVRSTWGGWVIAMLIQLAKSNNKVRIRIVASAVLLVGLCVPLLAIGPVAERMQARLDTIVNLHDDQSYAARNEFYATFAKTAFTDVTGEGLGATGTSTKLSNDGGQLGQYGNFDSGVMNIPFVLGWPGTLLYMSGVIWLLLRALRASFKLRDDKFASASLSLALAIFAMLVFTNSLVGTGGLLLFMGVFSIISAAHWQKLNRRRQSFFPGGH